Proteins encoded by one window of Arachis hypogaea cultivar Tifrunner chromosome 1, arahy.Tifrunner.gnm2.J5K5, whole genome shotgun sequence:
- the LOC140183676 gene encoding kinesin-like protein KIN-14L gives MVVMEVSDTSLLTFSGIPAKIESDRKRKKSTVVPAEQKEKHKQHLNKTKKMSYCSNNHGGDGGSQVEDMVTKAGGYNRVVEENRKLFNMVQDLKGNIRVYCRIRPTFQAESKNIIDFIGEDGSIFVLDPSKTLKDRRKLFQFNWVFDEVFKDTELLIRSVMDGYNICIFTYGKTRYGKTYTMSGPSGGTSKDMGINYLALNDLFRMSTDRKDIMTYDIYVKMVEVYNEQVRDLLAEDKTYNKLEIRSYNDDGLSLPDATLRPVTSTSDVLTLMKLGEVNRAVSCTTLNNRSGHSHSVLTVHVHKKDTSDNTIRSCLHLIDLAGSE, from the exons ATGGTGGTGATGGAGGTGAG TGACACATCTCTTCTCACTTTCTCTGGAATTCCGGCAAAGATAGAGTCCGATCGGAAGAGGAAGAAGTCTACAGTGGTGCCGGCGGAGCAGAAGGAGAAGCATAAGCAACATTTGAACAAGACGAAGAAGATGTCGTACTGCAGCAACAACCACGGTGGTGATGGAG GGAGTCAAGTAGAGGATATGGTAACTAAAGCTGGTGGATATAACAGAGTAGTAGAAGAGAATAGGAAATTATTTAACATGGTTCAAGATCTGAAAG GTAATATTCGAGTTTACTGCAGAATCAGACCCACATTCCAGGCTGAATCCAAGAATATTATTGATTTCATTGGGGAGGATGGTTCTATATTCGTTTTAGATCCATCCAAAACATTGAAAGATAGAAGGAAACTTTTTCAGTTCAATTGGGTTTTTG ATGAGGTTTTTAAGGACACAGAGCTGTTAATTAGATCCGTGATGGATGGATATAATATTTGTATTTTCACATATGGTAAAACTAGATATGGGAAAACCTACACCATG AGTGGTCCATCAGGTGGAACGTCTAAGGATATGGGGATCAATTATCTCGCTCTTAACGATTTGTTTCGAATGTCTACTGACAGAAAAGACATTATGACATATGACATTTATGTTAAAATGGTCGAGGTTTACAATGAACAAGTTAGAGACCTACTTGCTGAGGACAAAACATATAATAAATTAGAGATTAGGAGCTACAATGATGATGGATTGAGTCTTCCTGATGCTACATTGCGTCCGGTGACATCTACAAGTGATGTTTTGACCCTCATGAAACTCGGTGAGGTCAACCGTGCTGTCAGTTGCACTACACTGAACAATAGGAGTGGACATTCCCAcag TGTACTTACCGTGCATGTTCACAAAAAAGATACATCCGATAACACCATTCGCAGTTGTCTACATTTGATAGACCTTGCTGGAAGTGAATGA